In bacterium, one DNA window encodes the following:
- a CDS encoding amidohydrolase, with the protein MKAELLKKIKTETNRIEKKVIEWRRYFHKYPELGFEEYRTSEKIQNILKQTGIPFEVKAKTGVVGYIDRGADITIGLRADMDALPVEEKTELPFASVNKGIMHACGHDGHTATLLGIACVLKRIEKELKVNVKFIFQPSEERPPCGAPLMIKEGVLKNVDYLLGFHFFPQLPLYKIWIGKGPVMASTDYFKITIKGQGGHGSAPHLTADPVVCAGYLITALQTIVSRSINPMDNAVVSICSIKGGDAFNIIPEIVELIGTVRTLKEEVQNKIREEIEKKTYSVCNTYGCQVDILYKNYSPVCVNDEGMVEKVKDIAKGIVPQNLVDFHPIMGGEDFAFFAQRVPSAYLFVGIGDKYGPNHSPTFSIDEKILPYTVSFFSMLVMGCQDSRGGRI; encoded by the coding sequence ATGAAAGCAGAATTACTTAAAAAAATAAAAACAGAAACAAACAGAATAGAAAAGAAAGTTATTGAATGGCGCAGATATTTTCACAAATATCCTGAACTAGGATTTGAAGAATACAGAACATCTGAAAAAATCCAGAACATTCTTAAACAGACAGGAATTCCTTTTGAGGTTAAAGCGAAGACAGGTGTTGTGGGCTATATAGATAGAGGTGCAGATATAACCATTGGTTTACGGGCTGATATGGATGCACTTCCTGTTGAGGAAAAAACAGAACTTCCTTTTGCATCTGTTAATAAAGGGATTATGCATGCCTGCGGGCATGATGGACATACTGCTACATTGCTCGGTATTGCTTGTGTTTTAAAAAGAATAGAGAAAGAACTTAAAGTAAATGTAAAATTTATCTTCCAGCCATCAGAAGAAAGACCACCCTGTGGAGCCCCCTTGATGATAAAAGAGGGTGTCTTAAAAAATGTTGATTACCTACTCGGTTTCCATTTTTTCCCTCAACTTCCACTTTATAAAATCTGGATAGGGAAAGGACCTGTAATGGCAAGTACCGACTATTTTAAAATAACTATAAAAGGGCAGGGTGGACATGGTTCTGCTCCCCATCTTACTGCTGACCCTGTTGTTTGTGCAGGGTATCTTATTACAGCACTTCAGACAATAGTAAGCAGAAGTATAAATCCTATGGATAATGCAGTGGTATCTATCTGTTCTATTAAAGGTGGGGATGCATTTAACATCATCCCTGAAATAGTTGAATTGATAGGGACTGTAAGAACACTTAAAGAAGAAGTGCAGAATAAGATAAGAGAAGAGATAGAAAAAAAGACATATTCAGTATGTAATACTTATGGATGTCAGGTAGATATTTTATATAAAAACTATTCTCCTGTCTGTGTGAATGATGAAGGGATGGTGGAGAAAGTAAAAGATATAGCAAAAGGTATTGTACCCCAGAATCTTGTTGACTTCCATCCTATAATGGGTGGTGAGGACTTTGCATTCTTTGCACAGAGGGTTCCTTCTGCGTATCTTTTTGTTGGAATTGGAGACAAATACGGACCCAACCATAGTCCTACCTTCTCCATAGATGAAAAAATTCTTCCCTATACTGTCTCTTTCTTTTCTATGTTGGTAATGGGATGCCAGGATAGTCGGGGCGGGCGGATTTGA